aagaaacatgCACTAGATGATCAGAAACTAACAAGTTCTGCAATTCCAGAGGAGAAAAACTCATCTGATAACCAAAAACTAAAAGATTCTCAAAGTCCAGAACAGAAGCATTCATCAACAGCTGCCAATGTCAAGTCCATTCGTGGTGATTCTACCCAAAGGAAAGATCTTTCAAGAAGAACAAAACCCAAGAATCCAGAGAAGAAAGTTCTATTAAGTCCGGAAGCCAATCAAAACTCAATGTCATCTGAGATAACAGCATCGAAACCAAGCAACTCAAAGGTATCAGTAAAGAAAACGCCATTTCACAAAAAACTACAGGACAAAGAGAGTAGCGCTACACCAGGTTAGCTCTTGCAACTTTGTCAACTTGCATGTTTTTGTTATGAGAATATTTAGCTCGGATTCTTAACATAAATGGCTTTTTGTAGAGAAACTGACCGATCCATCGCCAAGATCTTCACCAGCTAGAGTTAAGAGAATACAGTCGTCAACTATGTCTTCTCCAACACGAAGCCTAAAAGCTTCATCTCCAAGATCACCTGCGATCACTACATATGGAAATGGATATCAATCCCCAAGTGCATCACCATTAAATCCATGTCCTCGCTATGGCAGAGTAAATCAAGAGCTCCACTTGTCCTCAGCTATGAGCCCAAGTAGACCAAGGAAACCTCATAGCAATAGCAATAGCCAATGTGTGCACAATAGTTAACAAAGTTCATGTGGTTTTCAGTTTTCCAATTTGACTGGAACAACTTTGCAGCTCAAAATTTTTGAAGCAAAGGATggataaaatttgtatattacACTTACACGTTACGCTTTTTTTACTTGTTGGAGGTATGTACTCTCTGGATTTCACAGGTTTTGAATGCTGTTCAGCCAGCCATTGATAACTGCTATAGTTCATCAAAAGAAAATCTGCAATTCACGTATCTGAATCATATTTTGCAAATTTTGATTCACATCAAACTGGTTTCAGTTGAAGCAGTTTCAACCTCTGCAAATTTCAATGAAAATGTCACTTTGGATTTCTCTATTTTATGTTATTAGATAATGGAGAAAGAACATAAAACAAACTTTTCGTCATATGTACCCCAAAATGGCACAAAAGAAATGGCAAAGCACTAAAATTCATTCGACAATTCGatgtacaattttttttatatattgctATGTAAGGGTAAGGAAATTATGACATGTACAACAACTCATCATCAACTATATTGCTTCCCAAGACATGCTTTTACAATGCCCGTATCTATCTAGATGTACAAATGAACACCGCACACCAACAAAATTGATTCGACTGCAATTTCATATGGAGTTCACTCAGCTACACCGTGAGCCTTCCAAAATATGGAGGACATCACTATTATGCTTGCATCTGTTTTGAGGGGATATCTCAAGATTCAGGCAATTATGTCACAGAAATGGCTCTTCATCACATATCAGGTCCAATAGTTCTTGCATTGCATCTTCAGAAATGTTGCATATGTGGGCCTTAAGCGAGTAATTTCAGCAGCCATTCCCTTTCcagtttaaaaaagaagaatccCTCCATCATACTGCCGGTTTCTGTTCAGCTTCCTAAGCTTTGTGAACCAAACAACCCACAATTATCAAGACAAGTAGCAGACTCGGGTCCCTTCTCAAAGTTTAACCTTACAACTTTTAGAGAAGATATCCCAGAAATTACCAAGGAATCATACAGCTGCATTTCAACACGATCCATTCAAAAATTCACACAAAACTTGAGGAGGAAGGAGCAAATGAAGACTGCAATTCTTCAGCTGGTCTACATCTAAACCATCTCGAGTAGTTTTATGCAGCCACTGGAACTGGCAGCAAGAACAGTGTTTGACTTTTGTCTCCAGCAAACGCTTGAGACAAATTGTCCATTGTCGTCATCGGTCTCTTTACCAGATATTGGATCAATAGAGCCAAACTTGTAAGAAGTAATAGGCATAGGCAGAGATTTGTAATACGCAAAGACCTGCAGGGAAGAGATAAGCCTATAAATAAGAAGTCCTCTCCTTTCTGCCGGAGAATTAATTTCTACAGAGAATTACAGCAAAGAAAAAGTaactggaaaaaaataattttctgcaTGCATGTTTGACAGGAGAAGGAAACTGTAAAACAAGAACAAACCGTTTGCTTTCATGTTTGGAGGAATTTTTGTGAGTGTTCAGCTGCCTTTCTGCACTTTCTTGTTAATAATTTACAAcacttcctttttcttttcttagcaACCAAAGGCTTTGGGTTAAAAAAAAACTGTCCAGGAAATTTTGTTTACCAACACGTCTGGTCATAATATAAAAAGTTGGTGCGATAGatgcacaatatgataaatacacacACTGTAGTACTATTCACAAATTCTGTGTTCTCAGCATGAGGGTTCATTGCTAAAAACTACCTATAAAAATCTCTTTTACATATGGCTCCTTTGACTCATTGCAGAAAGTGAGTTAAataacttttcttttttaaagcATAAAAAGGTTGCAAATGAGGaaattcaactcaacaataaggCAACACTGATTCATTTTTCTGGGGGAGTGAATGTCGCAAATGACTAGCAGGATGTGTTTCTTCTGCAAGACACAGAAGAAGCCTAAGACCtcagttttactatatttttgcaAGGAAATCTAAATGTAGAAGATAGCCAATAacttgatcaaacaaatcaacaTTATCAATGTCAATAGTATGTGACTGTATATATCCTACATACGGGTCAAACTTAACACGTCAACCCTCCTTTCCGATTAGTTCCCATCTTCAGTCATAGCAATAGAAGAGATTCATATGGTTGTATTCCTCATTAAAATGGGGAGCAAGGAACCTACCTCATTTGTTTCTGACCCGCAAGTTATGTATCCATTGTTCACAGATAATCCCACAAAATTCTAAGAATAAAAGACAAGATGTCAGTTCATACAGCAGTAATGGTACTGATAGTGAAGATAGTATGATTAAGTAGGCAATTCAAAAAATTGGAACTCATAGATATACAAGCAAAAATGACGGATATTCTATTAATAGCCAACCTTCTCGTTGGTGTGCCCTTTAAGGGTTAAGACACAAGCATCGGTCGAATAGCCACTTGAGTTGGTTTTATTGAGATCCCATATCTTCAGACTGTTGTCAGTGGATGCAGAAATGAGCATTTCAGCATCCAAAAATTTTGCATAACTAACAGATTTCTCATGGCCAGCCAATATACACCAAGGAGCTGAGGTATTACGAAGATCATAGCAATAAGTCTTGTAATCAGCAGAGCTATAAGCCAGAAAATGACTGGAGTCAGGTGAAAACTGAACACTGCAAACATTTGCTTTGTTTCTGATCGTGCACACGCTGTTCTTCTGCACAAAAGGAAAACTTCATACAATGAACACTATGAAACAGAAGAAAATGAGATAATATCACATATATGAAGAAAAAGTGGATATCTTTTTTTCTATACcttcatgaatattttgttgaattaattttttcactAAATTAGATTAAGTGGACTATGTATAGGTGACTTTTCTTTTCTCCGtgttctatatatatatatatatatatatatatatatatatatatatatatagatttagTGCCACTGCACCCAAAAGAGACAAGCAAGCCATGTCTAATTTCTGATTTTATGGACAAGTAGAACATTCACATTCCTTATCATATTCATTATTTCTAATATTGAGGGGAATACACACGgtataaattcaaaaatttctaaaatctcaatttccTTGCATTTCTCTGTACACTGAACTTCAAACTACGacttttcctttttattctCCAACAAGGAGATTTGTGTTGGAGGGAGGGCAGGGGGGAGGGAACTTCTCAATCAAAACATGGAGGTACAATGTAGAGTAGCATGAAAGAGGGAAGCATGCCTCATTGATGCTCCAAAGTTTCACCAAATGATCATCACTTCCACTGGCTAACGTTGTGGGATTCACACGAGAAAAATCTACAGACCATGCCCTTTCATTATGCTCAGTCAAATGCAAAAAAGCTTGACCAGTAGACGCATCCCATAACTGAAACCATTGACAACGTGACGAGATATTCAGATAAAAGTAGTGAACTTAACACCAGCATTTACAGGTCAGAGTTATGAGCAGTAAAACATTATTGCAAAAATTAAGCAGTATGTCAAAAACATAATACAAGGGTGAATTAACAGCACAGACATTAAAACTAAACAAAGACTAGCAAAATCAAAATTGGGTGAAAAAGAGAACAGACTGGAAGAGATGCAGAGCCTAGAAGTTCACATTTTATTTAAGTTGTTTATATAACTATATCGAAAGGCAAATTAGGAGATATGCAAAAAGAAGATGAGGTAGTTATGTCATACGAGGATCATAGTCAATCCTCTCTCAGTTGAAAGTGCTCcaaatctaaaattatttcTAGTGGATGGATCAACTTATCTTCTGGAACAAGGGTACAACATTCAGAGAGTCAAAGTATCACCACAATATGTTTACATAGAAGTATTgctaaaacaaaaaaagaaaaaaaagaaaatatgtaaGTTGCCTTGACATAAAGCGCAACAGATATATCCAAGCCCTCTCATGCTACAGTGCAACTCACTCCTTGAGTGAAAGATGAGTGATGAACATAAGACTCCATAAATTGACTCCACGAAAATTGAGCATATAGCACCACATTCGGAAGACAATTTCCTTCTAACTATAAATCACCTCAATAGCCATCATAAGCAATAAATATGAGCATGGGACAGGTTAAACATACATACAAGGCAATACTCTACCAATGCCACTGGCAGCAAACTAAAAACCAAATACACACCTTAACCACACCATCATAGTCAGTGGTAGCCAGATAGTTCCTGATATAGCTGTTCCAGCAAATGCTGCTGAGCTTAGATCTATTTGACATCTCAATAATTGGGTAATGAATGTCAACAGAATCATCAAGGAGAGCATGatactcaaatattttaattttctttgacACCCCACCAGCAGCTAAATATTCCTCATCCCTATCAAAGCTTAGAGAACAAATGACATTTGCAAAATTGTTCAGATCTGCATTTCTTAATATTCCCCTAGCTCTGAACTTGCTATACCTACCATACTTGCATAAGCCATCAAAGAAACCTCCAAGCCGATCTGTCGGTTTATACTTCCCTTTATCATTTTCTGTCGAGGTAAAGTTCTCCTTATTGTTAAAAACTTCTTCAGTTCTACGGACCATGCCAACATCATCAAACGGCTGAATATTGGATCTCATGGAGGAGTAAGCACTCTCAAGCTGCTTGATATTCTTGATCAATCTAGTTTCATTCTCACATACAGGTGGAAGCTTCGGATACACTTCTGAACTTGATGCTCCTTTCTGAATATACCAGTTCTGCTGCTGAACAAGAGACTCCGGGCGTGAAGACGCTAAAGGGGCTTTGCTGCTTCGACGCCTCTGAACCTCTTGGACATCTGCTTCTATACATTTGAGTTCTTCCACTAACTTTGTGGCATCCTTCTGCTTTTGATCTTTCAGTGACATGAGGAAGTATAATAATAACTCTGACTCAGATTCCTCTTCGTGTATAGATGACAGTGAGACGTCTCCAGGTAATTCTTTAATCTCAGCAATAACTTCAGACTGTAAGATTTCCCTGTTCCATACCAGTAATGAGATAACTGAAATACTACAAAAATACTAATGAAAAGGGAAGACTGAAAAAGAAACTGGCAGGTTTCAATACACTCAAAACTATACATTAACGAGTCACATTTAGAAAACCACAATCTTATAGCGAGCAAAAGTCGATACTTCCTCCCTGCAACTTGTAAATTCATCTTATTAAACATAACCCTTGTAGTACTGTATGCAACTATCAGACCTAAAGTTCCAATACTAATCTCTTCATAAAATAATTCTCTCTTTGTTTTCATTTAATAACTATCTCCTGAcgaataattttaaaatcaaaagacTGTTTGAGAAAAATATCACTTATTCCAAGGTCCAACTGTCAACTAGAAAATGATTTTCTGCACAAAATGATATTCTAGCCTCATCTGTTCTGTTTATGAAGAATGTGTCTAACCAGCACAGTAGGGAAAGAAAACAACATTGAATGGAAAACAAGGCTTGACTAGCACTGTTCTCAAAACTAAGTTTAGAGATGTTGGACAAGCTATACTCAATCGGTGAAACTGGGCTAGAACAACCTCTATACAAACAAAGCAGATATGTAGTCATGTGAGTTGAAACAGTTTGCTAGTTTCAGTACCTACAGAAGTAAAAGACTAACACCTTAAACAAAAGCCAAAAACAACTTGGAGCTCTTGTAAATGGCTGCACTTCCCTTGAGTGTCATTTCTAATAGAAGTACATCAGTTAGCACGGATAATACATTGGGCTATACTGTTTAAACTTTTAAGTTATGAACAATATCATAATTCGGAAGCCCTAGCTTGATCATAATCTAATTATTGTTTTTTGTCCTTTTCCTTATGGTCATTTCTGGCATCACAATTGATAACCTTAGAGGTATCAACTATCTGAAAGCTCTGTTAATCACCAATAGTATCTCAAACACTAAATGAGTTCAGTAACTGAACTTTTTAGGTCAAGCTCTCTCCATAGGCATTCACAGTATTTTCAGTCAAGGAGCCAAGAGAAAACAAACATAACCAGAAATTTTGACCACCTTGTTGTTGGACGTGCTGAAGGTTCTGGATGGAGCAGCCAAAGACAAAATCCAGCTTCTTTGGGATTCTCTGATAGGAAACAAGAGGGAAGAATTCTATGGCGAAGATCCAGCATTGCAGAAGCATGAGACCTTTCACAGTCAAATGAGCCAAGCAACTGAAAGACAGAAAAACCTATCTTAGTAATGAAAATACAGTATCAACTGAGAGCTCTAAGACAGACACTTAAGAGGTGGAGAGAAATGagacaagaaaaagaaaagattttgaCTAGAAGTTTATTTTCAAACCTCAAAGAGAAGAACCCCCAGgcagtagatgtttgatgaaaATGTGCAGCCGCCACCCTCACTAAACAGCTCAGGACTGGTGTACCACTTCTCCTCCAACTTAAAGCTCATGGAAGTCAGCAATGGTTTTGACATAATGGATAGTTGAGGCAATCTAAATTTGGTCGGGTTGTTAGGTTCTGTCTTGAGGCAATCCTCTTCATTTGACTCATCACCATAGCCTTGTGCAGCATTTAATTTTGCATTTTTGCAAGAAGATTTATGGCCTGACTTGAAGGGGTATTGAGGCCACTTCATCTTCAGGTGCGTGTCTCCACTAAGTTTTTGCTTCTTTACACAAGGATCGACCAAGGAAGACATGTTTTCCCCAGCTGAACTTCTCTCTTTCTGATTATTCTCTGACTGGGAAACACCTCGATCAACCACAAATTCAGTCAACTGAGTGTGTAAAGACGCTCCACTATATACAACTTGGTTTGAGCGCAATAATTTAAAGCAAGATGGACGCAAGTCTTGTACGCTAATTCCTTGAGAGTGAGCAAAATCCACCAAACCCAGAACTTGTTTGAAGATGTACAAGCCTTCATCTTTGTTTAACTTATTCCCCCCAGCTTTTAGCCGTTCTCTTAAACTGATCCCATTTTGATAGACATTGGGATTAACAAATGCATCCATGCTTGCAACGGTGGAAGAAGCATTAATGCACTGCGAATGAATCTGGCCTCGAGACTCACGAGCAGATACTCGGGGTAACTGTGTTTTGCAAATGATTCCTTTGCCTTTCAATGTGCTTTTCACAAAATACTCAGAAAACCCCGACTTGGAGATAATCTTACTACGGATACCCTCAGAAGAGGGTAATACATTGTTCAAAACAGCTTTATCACCATTATTCTGCAAATTTTCTGTGTCTAGATTACGATTTTCATTTAATGTGTTCTGATTCAGATTCAGAAATCCGGTAAATAATGTGTCTCCGTCTTCTTCCTCCCAGAGACCCGATGATGTCCTACACCTGTCTCTATAGGCAGCTTCCCCATGTGAGCTTGCGCATGCAGATCCACCTGCTAGCTGATAAAACCACTGGTTTGGTCTAATATGCATTGTTTCTTTATTGCCCAAGGTACCAACTACAGCCAAGTTCTTCCCATTGTAGTTTCTCAGTGTCAATTCTTCAACCATGACCCCAGCATCACTCATACAACGGGGACTAGCACTTGCATGTTCTGAAGATCCTATCCTGTCCAGATTCTTTCTGTCGAGATTATCTGTAAACAAATTCGGAGTAGTTTGGTAATGATCACCCTCACCGAGTGTGACTACTTCATGTGATTGCAGCATAATGGAGTTCCCAGACCTCAAAGTATAGTCAATCTCCTTACTTCGAAGTTGTCTACCATCAATGGCATCCAGTCCGTTCACCTCATCGCCAATAGCTTCATCAACAGCTTCATCCATAATGCCAATATGTTCTAGTTTAACTAAATGTTTTAATAACACTGCAAATCAAACCTTGTCAAGGAATGGAAAAAACTTTAGATCATATATTAAACTAGTAAATTAAAGATAACTTAAGCCAAAAGGTAAAACTAATGCTTTGTGATAGAATAATACAGTACAAcaatattttcctttttcttttgtttgtcaAAAGGTGTTATAGTTAGTTCAAAATTGCACGGATCTTTCAGTAAAGCACCTTTTAAAGGGAAAAGATAGGAGGAAATCACTAGCAGAAAATGCTACCAGAAAACCTACACCCCTGCCA
The genomic region above belongs to Solanum dulcamara chromosome 5, daSolDulc1.2, whole genome shotgun sequence and contains:
- the LOC129890135 gene encoding protein SPA1-RELATED 2, producing MDEAVDEAIGDEVNGLDAIDGRQLRSKEIDYTLRSGNSIMLQSHEVVTLGEGDHYQTTPNLFTDNLDRKNLDRIGSSEHASASPRCMSDAGVMVEELTLRNYNGKNLAVVGTLGNKETMHIRPNQWFYQLAGGSACASSHGEAAYRDRCRTSSGLWEEEDGDTLFTGFLNLNQNTLNENRNLDTENLQNNGDKAVLNNVLPSSEGIRSKIISKSGFSEYFVKSTLKGKGIICKTQLPRVSARESRGQIHSQCINASSTVASMDAFVNPNVYQNGISLRERLKAGGNKLNKDEGLYIFKQVLGLVDFAHSQGISVQDLRPSCFKLLRSNQVVYSGASLHTQLTEFVVDRGVSQSENNQKERSSAGENMSSLVDPCVKKQKLSGDTHLKMKWPQYPFKSGHKSSCKNAKLNAAQGYGDESNEEDCLKTEPNNPTKFRLPQLSIMSKPLLTSMSFKLEEKWYTSPELFSEGGGCTFSSNIYCLGVLLFELLGSFDCERSHASAMLDLRHRILPSCFLSENPKEAGFCLWLLHPEPSARPTTREILQSEVIAEIKELPGDVSLSSIHEEESESELLLYFLMSLKDQKQKDATKLVEELKCIEADVQEVQRRRSSKAPLASSRPESLVQQQNWYIQKGASSSEVYPKLPPVCENETRLIKNIKQLESAYSSMRSNIQPFDDVGMVRRTEEVFNNKENFTSTENDKGKYKPTDRLGGFFDGLCKYGRYSKFRARGILRNADLNNFANVICSLSFDRDEEYLAAGGVSKKIKIFEYHALLDDSVDIHYPIIEMSNRSKLSSICWNSYIRNYLATTDYDGVVKLWDASTGQAFLHLTEHNERAWSVDFSRVNPTTLASGSDDHLVKLWSINEKNSVCTIRNKANVCSVQFSPDSSHFLAYSSADYKTYCYDLRNTSAPWCILAGHEKSVSYAKFLDAEMLISASTDNSLKIWDLNKTNSSGYSTDACVLTLKGHTNEKNFVGLSVNNGYITCGSETNEVFAYYKSLPMPITSYKFGSIDPISGKETDDDNGQFVSSVCWRQKSNTVLAASSSGCIKLLEMV